The Aequorivita sublithincola DSM 14238 genome window below encodes:
- the lptC gene encoding LPS export ABC transporter periplasmic protein LptC gives MYTSINMFKSVMVLLLTITLFACESNYKNVKRLSLSDGAPIAEGKGINFKYTDSGKLVTNLLADKLLDYSNLEFPYKEFPKGIEVRFWDEDGKKNTVTADYAIQFDNTGLVDLRSNVVVVTADSVVLKANQLYWDQKNKWIFTDQPYRIKFKDGSYNDGAVGFDSSEDFTTFLSRKNQGVQLVDKTKTEDVK, from the coding sequence ATGTACACCTCAATAAATATGTTTAAAAGCGTGATGGTCTTGCTATTGACCATCACGCTTTTTGCTTGTGAAAGTAATTACAAAAATGTAAAAAGGTTGAGTCTTTCAGACGGTGCGCCGATTGCTGAAGGAAAAGGAATTAATTTTAAATATACAGATTCCGGGAAATTGGTCACAAATTTACTGGCTGATAAATTGCTAGATTATTCAAATCTAGAATTTCCGTATAAAGAATTTCCTAAAGGCATTGAAGTTCGTTTTTGGGACGAAGACGGTAAAAAAAACACAGTAACGGCAGACTATGCCATCCAGTTTGACAATACTGGCCTAGTAGATCTGCGAAGCAATGTTGTTGTCGTAACCGCGGACAGCGTGGTCCTAAAAGCGAACCAACTTTATTGGGACCAAAAAAATAAATGGATCTTTACAGACCAACCCTACCGAATAAAATTCAAGGACGGATCCTATAACGATGGCGCCGTTGGGTTTGACAGCAGTGAAGATTTCACTACCTTTCTATCCAGAAAAAATCAAGGAGTTCAACTAGTTGACAAAACAAAAACTGAAGATGTTAAGTAA
- a CDS encoding hemolysin family protein, with protein MDYSIIIILTMLILSAFFSGMEIAYVSSNKIHIEIEKKQNNFLAGILKKITRRPSKFIATMLVGNNIALVIYGFFMGDLLMEYIPIAGFSGLLIQTIISTLVILMTAEFLPKVFFQIYANSLVKIFAVPAYFFYILFSLISEFIIWISDLVLKLIFKSEGDTVQLSFSKLELGNYISEQMDIAETKEEMDSEIQIFQNALDFSEVKSREAMIPRTEVMAVDIETSPKELAKLFTETGLSKILIYKENIDDILGYVHSFELFKKPANLKEVLMPVVFVPETMLIKDVLGILSKKRKSIAVVIDEYGGTSGIITVEDIIEELFGDIEDEHDSIALIEEELGENHYKFSARLEVDYLNENYKFDLEESENYETLGGLIVNHTEEIPEKGETVEIDDFIFTILEVSNTKIELVELKVVHED; from the coding sequence ATGGATTACAGTATAATAATCATACTAACAATGCTTATCCTCTCCGCCTTTTTCTCGGGGATGGAAATCGCTTACGTTTCTTCCAACAAAATCCACATCGAGATTGAAAAGAAGCAGAACAACTTCCTAGCTGGAATTCTTAAAAAAATAACGAGACGTCCTTCAAAATTTATTGCTACCATGCTTGTTGGCAATAACATTGCCCTAGTTATCTACGGATTTTTTATGGGCGATCTTTTGATGGAATATATCCCCATTGCAGGGTTTAGCGGTTTGTTGATCCAGACCATTATTTCCACTTTAGTAATTTTAATGACTGCGGAATTTCTTCCGAAAGTTTTCTTCCAAATCTATGCGAATAGTTTAGTGAAAATCTTTGCCGTTCCTGCCTATTTCTTCTACATTCTTTTTTCTTTAATTTCTGAATTCATCATTTGGATTTCAGACTTGGTTCTAAAATTAATCTTTAAGTCTGAAGGTGATACCGTGCAACTAAGTTTCAGCAAACTGGAACTTGGTAATTATATTTCAGAACAAATGGACATCGCTGAAACCAAGGAAGAAATGGATTCAGAAATACAAATATTTCAGAACGCGCTAGATTTTTCTGAAGTAAAATCTCGCGAAGCAATGATTCCACGAACAGAAGTTATGGCGGTAGATATTGAAACATCACCAAAAGAACTGGCCAAACTTTTCACAGAAACAGGTCTTTCAAAAATTTTGATTTATAAAGAAAACATAGACGATATTTTAGGTTATGTGCATTCGTTTGAGCTTTTCAAAAAACCAGCAAACCTCAAGGAGGTATTGATGCCAGTGGTTTTTGTGCCAGAAACAATGCTTATTAAAGATGTTCTCGGCATTCTTAGTAAAAAACGAAAAAGTATAGCCGTGGTTATTGATGAATACGGCGGAACAAGTGGAATCATAACCGTTGAAGATATTATTGAAGAGCTTTTTGGCGACATTGAAGACGAACACGACAGCATTGCACTAATTGAAGAAGAACTTGGTGAAAATCACTACAAATTTTCTGCTCGTTTGGAAGTGGATTACCTAAACGAGAACTACAAATTTGACTTGGAAGAAAGCGAAAACTACGAAACCCTTGGCGGCCTTATCGTAAACCACACCGAAGAAATCCCAGAAAAAGGAGAGACCGTTGAAATTGACGATTTTATCTTCACGATCTTAGAAGTTTCCAACACAAAAATTGAACTCGTGGAACTTAAAGTTGTTCACGAAGATTAG
- a CDS encoding DUF481 domain-containing protein encodes MKYIVVLIIICFSLSAKSQILNAESLRKVTDTSGFSGSASLDFSLKRDVNQSLEVSSSFHIQYKMKKHLVLLKNDIEFQKIEGTKLENAGIAHLRYNYRFHPRIALEAFTQAQYNKVSKIEFRGLVGAGPRFKVTTSEKFKVYLGTHLMYEYEELSDGITPIQRDFRSTSYLSFSFYPTKTMSLISTTYYQPKLKDFGDYRFSNQSSLLIDVFKNFAFKTSYTFIYDETPAVGIPNSQYNLKTGVAYTFD; translated from the coding sequence ATGAAATATATAGTTGTGCTTATAATTATCTGCTTCTCGCTTTCCGCGAAATCACAGATCCTCAATGCCGAATCACTTCGGAAAGTAACAGACACCTCAGGATTTTCAGGTTCTGCAAGCCTTGATTTTTCCTTAAAACGCGATGTAAATCAATCTCTTGAAGTGAGTTCTAGCTTTCACATTCAATATAAAATGAAGAAGCATTTAGTTTTGCTTAAAAACGATATAGAGTTTCAAAAAATAGAAGGCACTAAACTTGAAAATGCCGGCATAGCGCATCTTCGCTATAATTACCGTTTTCATCCGCGCATCGCTTTAGAAGCATTTACACAAGCACAATACAACAAGGTTTCAAAAATAGAATTCAGAGGTCTTGTTGGTGCTGGACCTAGATTTAAAGTAACCACTTCAGAGAAATTCAAAGTCTATTTAGGCACACATTTAATGTATGAATACGAAGAGTTGAGTGATGGCATAACCCCAATTCAACGAGATTTCAGAAGCACCTCCTATCTATCGTTTAGTTTTTATCCAACAAAAACCATGAGCCTCATTAGCACCACATATTATCAACCTAAACTAAAGGACTTTGGAGACTACCGCTTTTCTAACCAAAGCTCCCTATTGATTGATGTTTTTAAAAATTTTGCCTTTAAAACTTCCTACACTTTTATCTACGACGAAACTCCAGCGGTAGGAATTCCAAATTCACAATATAATCTAAAAACCGGGGTTGCATATACTTTTGATTAA
- a CDS encoding GYDIA family GHMP kinase, whose translation MLKFHSNGKLLLTGEYVVLDGATALAIPTKFGQFLEVDSSTKKEINWKSLDEKGVVWFEDFFTSHTFQSKNTENTISKTLSTILREAKKLNQNFLSIEEGIIVITKLDFPRNWGLGTSSTLINNIAQWAEVDAFELLKNSFGGSGYDIAAAQNDSPILYELQNGIPKFEKVKLNWSFTDRLFFVHLNQKQDSKEGISRYRNASVDKKLIQQISNISHNLLTCNSLSEFEKLMNLHEEIISKIIGLPTIKEQFFSDYSGTIKSLGAWGGDFVLATGNVMNQEYFRRKGFGTIISFEEMIKIYK comes from the coding sequence ATGCTTAAATTCCACAGCAACGGAAAATTATTGCTCACAGGTGAATATGTAGTGCTTGATGGCGCTACTGCATTGGCTATTCCCACTAAATTTGGACAGTTTTTGGAAGTTGACTCTTCAACAAAGAAAGAGATTAACTGGAAAAGTTTGGATGAAAAAGGAGTGGTTTGGTTTGAAGATTTCTTCACTTCGCATACTTTTCAAAGTAAAAATACTGAAAATACAATCTCAAAAACACTCTCAACAATTCTTCGTGAAGCAAAAAAACTAAATCAAAATTTCCTTTCCATAGAAGAAGGTATCATTGTAATCACTAAACTTGACTTTCCCCGAAATTGGGGCTTGGGCACTTCTTCAACTTTGATAAACAACATTGCACAATGGGCAGAAGTAGATGCTTTTGAACTTTTGAAAAATAGTTTTGGAGGAAGCGGATACGATATTGCAGCAGCGCAAAATGATTCTCCTATTTTATACGAATTGCAAAATGGAATTCCAAAATTTGAAAAAGTAAAACTCAATTGGAGCTTTACAGACCGTCTGTTTTTTGTTCACTTAAACCAAAAACAAGATAGTAAAGAAGGGATTTCGAGATACAGAAATGCATCGGTTGATAAAAAACTCATTCAACAAATTTCAAACATCAGTCATAATCTCTTGACTTGCAATTCACTTTCAGAATTTGAAAAGTTGATGAATTTACACGAGGAAATTATTTCGAAAATTATAGGTCTTCCAACTATTAAAGAGCAGTTTTTTAGTGATTATTCTGGAACAATCAAAAGTTTAGGCGCTTGGGGTGGGGATTTTGTATTAGCGACTGGAAATGTAATGAATCAGGAATATTTTAGAAGAAAAGGTTTTGGAACTATTATTTCATTTGAAGAAATGATTAAAATCTATAAATAA
- a CDS encoding arsenosugar biosynthesis-associated peroxidase-like protein, with translation MASNNYYDPADLRKFGNITEWSKELGDKFFDYYGKVFEEGALTAREKALIALAVAHTEQCPYCIDAYTKDNLQKGVTKEEMMEAIHVGAAIKSGATLVHGVMMMNKVNKLEM, from the coding sequence ATGGCCTCCAATAACTATTATGACCCTGCCGATCTCCGTAAATTTGGAAACATCACCGAATGGAGTAAAGAACTAGGCGATAAATTTTTTGATTACTACGGAAAAGTTTTTGAAGAAGGCGCTCTAACCGCCCGTGAAAAAGCTTTAATTGCGCTAGCTGTTGCGCACACCGAACAATGCCCCTATTGCATTGACGCCTACACAAAAGATAATCTGCAAAAAGGCGTAACGAAAGAGGAAATGATGGAAGCCATACACGTAGGCGCAGCCATAAAAAGCGGCGCAACCTTAGTTCATGGAGTAATGATGATGAACAAAGTAAACAAATTGGAAATGTAG
- a CDS encoding DUF488 domain-containing protein, protein MDIQIKRIYEDVTKIDGFRVLVDRIWPRGVSKEDAKLDEWMKEIAPSTELRKWFDHKEERFDSFVKKYNEELKNHSDLVEKLLETAKDKRLTLLYGAKDEKNNQAVVLKTYLENN, encoded by the coding sequence ATGGATATTCAAATTAAAAGGATTTATGAAGATGTCACCAAAATCGATGGTTTCAGAGTTTTGGTGGATAGAATTTGGCCACGTGGCGTAAGCAAAGAAGATGCTAAACTTGACGAATGGATGAAAGAAATTGCCCCTTCAACCGAGCTTCGAAAATGGTTTGACCATAAAGAAGAACGTTTTGATTCGTTCGTAAAAAAGTATAATGAAGAACTGAAAAATCATTCAGATTTAGTTGAAAAATTACTAGAAACAGCAAAAGATAAACGCCTTACTCTCCTCTACGGCGCAAAAGATGAAAAAAATAACCAAGCAGTGGTTCTCAAAACATATCTAGAAAACAACTGA
- a CDS encoding membrane protein, with product MFKKIVIGLFLLITSIALAQEGTTSPYSFYGIGSLKFRGTVENRAMGGLSVFSDSIHLNLQNPAGYSGLRLINFSIGASHKAITQKTATESQNTSSTTLDYMAMGIPMGKFGMGFGLIPYSSVGYDFYSETDKNITQYEGMGGLNKAFLSLGYQVTPELSIGADVNYNFGKIENTAVTQKFDVQNGTRVVNRSNLSGFNVNIGAMYKSMVTEDLELTGSVTFSPGTKFSSENYRKTGSVSILPSGIFSVDEREVPVADTDFTFPSQITLGLGMSKPKNWGLGLEYVNQKTSNFTNRAFTNENVTYNNASKAKLGGFYIPNYNSFGNYLNRVVYRAGVRVEQTGLNIDGHDINEFGISFGVGLPIGKLFSNMNLGFELGKRGTNDFGLIQENFFNTFLSFSLNDRWFEKRLYD from the coding sequence ATGTTTAAAAAAATAGTAATTGGTTTATTTTTACTTATAACCAGTATCGCTCTTGCCCAGGAAGGAACCACCTCACCTTATTCATTTTACGGTATTGGGTCGCTAAAATTTCGCGGTACTGTAGAAAATAGAGCTATGGGAGGCTTAAGTGTTTTCTCTGATAGTATTCACCTAAATCTTCAGAATCCTGCTGGATATTCTGGATTGCGATTGATTAACTTTTCAATCGGGGCTAGTCATAAAGCAATTACTCAAAAAACCGCTACAGAAAGCCAAAACACTTCATCTACAACCTTGGATTATATGGCTATGGGAATACCAATGGGTAAATTCGGAATGGGTTTCGGATTGATCCCTTATTCTTCTGTAGGCTATGATTTTTATTCTGAAACAGACAAAAACATTACGCAATATGAAGGAATGGGTGGCTTAAACAAGGCCTTTCTTTCTCTTGGTTATCAAGTTACACCAGAACTAAGCATAGGTGCAGATGTAAATTATAACTTTGGTAAAATAGAGAATACCGCTGTTACACAAAAATTTGATGTTCAAAACGGAACTCGTGTGGTTAACAGATCTAATCTTTCTGGTTTCAACGTTAACATTGGAGCGATGTACAAAAGCATGGTAACGGAAGACCTTGAACTTACTGGATCGGTAACTTTTAGTCCTGGAACAAAATTCTCTTCAGAAAATTATAGAAAAACAGGAAGTGTTTCTATTCTACCTTCTGGAATATTCTCAGTTGATGAAAGAGAAGTTCCTGTGGCAGACACAGATTTTACTTTTCCTTCGCAAATCACACTTGGTTTAGGGATGAGCAAACCTAAAAATTGGGGTCTTGGATTGGAATACGTAAACCAAAAAACGAGTAATTTTACAAATCGTGCTTTCACCAATGAAAATGTAACCTATAACAACGCGTCCAAAGCTAAATTGGGAGGATTTTATATTCCTAACTATAATTCCTTCGGAAATTACTTAAATAGAGTTGTTTACAGAGCTGGAGTAAGAGTAGAACAGACAGGTTTAAACATAGACGGACACGACATAAATGAGTTTGGCATATCTTTTGGAGTTGGACTACCTATCGGAAAGTTATTCTCTAATATGAACTTAGGGTTTGAACTTGGAAAACGAGGAACAAACGATTTTGGTTTGATCCAAGAAAACTTTTTCAACACATTCTTAAGCTTCTCATTAAACGATCGCTGGTTCGAAAAAAGATTATATGACTAA
- a CDS encoding peptidylprolyl isomerase, which translates to MAILNSIRKRGIFLILIIALALFAFILSDVLTKGNSGPKGQDTIATINGTDISRQTFMEEVEVTQRNLGPNGNTAQAMNMVWDRELRSVILDEQIEKAGITVEKAQIDNALKTSLANNPTFLNEAGQVDDGKIQEYIASIKASSKDMYAQWLKFEENTADGVLQATYYNMIKGGLRSTVAEGEQEYHFQNDNLNFQYAMIPYTKIADEDVKVSDDEIKNYVAAHPNDYQVEAQADIQYVFFAENPSESDSEEAKTDVTALLNDKVEFNKDTKANDTIAGFRHTKDNEEFVNANSDLPYFDGWMFKKDLPATVADTLINLNKGDVYGPYQVEKALYLSKVIDTKKMPDSAESKHILIRYVGTMRAPETVTRTKEEAQKLADSILSVVKKDKSKFAALALEFSDDSSKDKGGDLGNSTPGRMVPPFDNFIFNNPVGTIGLVETDFGFHVVEVVKQSEPKKGVKLATVVKNIEPSDKTINQVFSDASKFEVAVQKGDFDELAKAQNLEVKPVNKMNNMDGNIPGIGQNRTIVNWAFNEDSNVGDTKRFSVTDGYVIAQLTRKNDKGLMPTADASATVTPILRNQKKAAKIRESLKDSTLEEIAASQNIVVQSATGISMANPTVGANNEPKVVGAAFGTKPGESTSLIDGTAGVYKVKVTAFNPAPKMESYVNFANQLSAKAAPLAQGQVYNALKKKADIQDNRANFY; encoded by the coding sequence ATGGCAATCTTAAACAGTATTAGAAAAAGAGGGATATTCCTTATCCTTATTATTGCATTGGCACTTTTTGCCTTTATTTTAAGTGATGTGTTAACCAAGGGTAACAGTGGTCCAAAAGGTCAGGACACCATCGCAACCATAAATGGAACGGACATTTCTAGACAAACTTTTATGGAAGAAGTGGAAGTCACACAACGTAACTTGGGACCAAATGGAAACACCGCACAAGCCATGAACATGGTTTGGGATCGGGAATTGCGCAGTGTTATCTTGGACGAGCAGATTGAAAAAGCTGGTATTACCGTCGAAAAAGCACAAATCGACAACGCACTAAAAACTTCTTTAGCTAATAACCCAACTTTCTTAAACGAAGCAGGACAAGTAGATGATGGCAAAATCCAAGAATATATTGCCAGCATCAAAGCTTCTTCTAAAGATATGTATGCACAATGGCTTAAGTTTGAAGAAAACACCGCCGATGGTGTGCTTCAAGCTACTTATTACAATATGATAAAAGGTGGATTACGTTCCACAGTTGCCGAAGGTGAACAAGAATATCACTTCCAAAATGACAACTTGAATTTTCAGTACGCAATGATTCCTTATACTAAAATTGCAGATGAAGACGTGAAGGTGTCTGATGACGAAATTAAAAATTACGTTGCGGCACATCCAAACGACTATCAAGTAGAGGCTCAAGCAGACATTCAATATGTATTCTTCGCTGAAAATCCATCTGAAAGTGATTCAGAAGAAGCTAAAACAGATGTTACTGCTTTGTTGAATGACAAAGTTGAGTTTAATAAAGACACTAAAGCAAACGATACGATTGCAGGGTTTAGACACACTAAAGATAACGAGGAATTTGTAAATGCTAATTCAGACCTTCCTTATTTTGACGGTTGGATGTTTAAAAAAGACCTTCCTGCAACTGTTGCAGATACACTTATCAATTTGAACAAAGGTGATGTTTATGGTCCTTATCAAGTTGAAAAGGCACTTTATCTTTCTAAAGTTATTGATACTAAAAAAATGCCGGATTCAGCTGAATCTAAGCACATCTTGATCCGTTACGTTGGTACAATGCGTGCTCCCGAAACCGTTACAAGAACTAAGGAAGAAGCACAAAAATTGGCTGATAGTATTTTGAGTGTTGTGAAAAAAGACAAATCGAAATTTGCTGCACTTGCTTTAGAATTTTCTGATGACAGTTCTAAAGATAAGGGTGGAGATTTAGGAAATTCAACTCCTGGAAGAATGGTTCCTCCTTTTGATAATTTTATCTTCAATAACCCAGTAGGAACAATTGGTCTAGTTGAAACCGACTTTGGTTTTCATGTTGTAGAAGTAGTTAAACAATCAGAACCGAAAAAAGGTGTTAAGCTTGCTACCGTTGTAAAAAACATTGAACCTTCAGATAAAACAATAAACCAAGTATTCTCAGATGCTTCAAAATTTGAAGTTGCTGTTCAGAAAGGAGATTTCGACGAACTAGCAAAAGCGCAGAATCTTGAAGTGAAACCCGTAAACAAAATGAACAATATGGACGGCAATATTCCTGGAATAGGTCAAAACCGAACCATTGTTAACTGGGCTTTCAATGAGGACTCAAATGTTGGAGACACTAAACGTTTCAGCGTTACAGATGGATATGTTATTGCACAACTTACACGCAAAAACGATAAAGGCCTTATGCCAACAGCAGATGCTTCTGCAACAGTAACGCCAATTTTGCGCAACCAGAAAAAAGCTGCAAAAATTCGCGAATCGCTTAAAGACAGTACTCTTGAAGAAATTGCCGCAAGCCAGAATATTGTGGTTCAAAGTGCAACAGGTATAAGTATGGCAAATCCAACTGTTGGCGCAAATAATGAGCCTAAAGTAGTTGGTGCCGCTTTCGGAACTAAACCTGGAGAATCTACTTCATTAATAGACGGTACAGCTGGGGTTTATAAAGTAAAAGTAACTGCTTTCAATCCAGCTCCTAAAATGGAATCATATGTAAATTTCGCCAACCAACTGAGCGCTAAAGCAGCTCCATTAGCGCAAGGTCAAGTTTACAACGCTCTTAAAAAGAAAGCCGACATCCAAGATAACCGCGCTAATTTTTATTAG
- a CDS encoding tetratricopeptide repeat protein — protein sequence MKTKFLLLITVALLSVSAKSIAQAPDDCTILLSYFTEQAKVKNYEAALPHYEKLIKDCPKANMAIYQYAVKMFDYFIEEKGDKSKVNDLIEAYQLRLQNFPEQTKEGDVLSTIAQIKYDNNIGTKEEQFKAYDEAFKKYPADFTSGKSLYTYFSLAVDLQSEGKKSLQEIFDLYDVVISKIDTEKNSLASKLTPLMDKEEAGTALTDKEQRAKDVYENNLGVYGTVEGSVNGKLGQLADCPNLIPLYEKDYEEKKNDIDWLKNASNRLDAKDCESPLSNKLAVRLHELEPSSTSAYLLGKQAESEGKASKALEYFNQAADLESDNSKKARIYYSIAENYRKKGSYGTARNYYNKMLDAKPSAGIAYLKIAQMIGDSSNSCGSTVFEKRAINWLAADMAAKAARVDGSLASSANAAASAYRQRAPQASDIFSEGMAGKTVKFNCWVGGSVRVPNL from the coding sequence ATGAAAACAAAATTCCTTTTATTAATTACCGTTGCACTACTTTCTGTTTCTGCAAAGTCGATCGCCCAGGCACCTGATGATTGTACCATTCTATTGTCTTATTTTACGGAACAAGCTAAGGTGAAAAATTACGAAGCAGCACTGCCTCATTATGAAAAACTGATAAAAGACTGTCCTAAAGCTAATATGGCTATTTACCAATACGCGGTAAAAATGTTTGACTATTTTATTGAAGAAAAAGGCGATAAAAGTAAAGTGAATGATCTTATTGAGGCATATCAATTAAGACTTCAAAACTTTCCAGAGCAAACCAAAGAAGGTGATGTACTTTCTACAATTGCTCAAATAAAATATGATAACAACATAGGAACTAAAGAAGAACAATTTAAAGCTTACGATGAAGCCTTCAAAAAATATCCTGCAGATTTCACCAGCGGAAAAAGTCTTTATACTTATTTCTCTCTTGCTGTAGATTTACAGAGCGAAGGAAAGAAAAGCCTTCAAGAAATTTTTGATCTTTATGACGTTGTAATCAGTAAAATTGATACTGAGAAAAATAGCCTTGCTTCAAAACTTACTCCTTTAATGGATAAGGAAGAAGCAGGAACTGCGTTAACTGATAAAGAACAACGTGCCAAAGATGTTTACGAAAACAACCTAGGCGTTTATGGAACTGTTGAAGGAAGCGTTAACGGAAAATTAGGCCAGTTAGCAGATTGTCCTAACCTTATTCCTCTTTACGAAAAGGATTATGAAGAGAAAAAGAACGATATTGATTGGTTGAAAAATGCAAGTAACAGACTTGATGCAAAAGATTGTGAAAGCCCGTTATCAAACAAATTGGCCGTTCGTCTTCACGAATTGGAACCAAGTTCAACTTCTGCATACTTATTAGGTAAGCAAGCTGAATCTGAAGGTAAAGCTTCTAAAGCTTTGGAATACTTTAACCAAGCAGCAGATCTTGAAAGCGACAATTCTAAAAAAGCACGTATTTATTATAGTATTGCAGAAAACTACCGCAAAAAAGGAAGTTATGGAACTGCAAGAAATTACTATAACAAAATGCTTGACGCAAAACCATCTGCTGGAATCGCTTATTTAAAAATCGCACAAATGATTGGTGATAGTTCAAATAGCTGTGGAAGCACAGTATTTGAAAAAAGAGCTATTAACTGGCTTGCTGCAGATATGGCGGCAAAAGCTGCTAGAGTAGACGGATCACTTGCTTCATCTGCAAATGCTGCTGCTAGTGCTTACAGACAACGTGCCCCTCAAGCAAGCGATATCTTCTCTGAAGGTATGGCAGGTAAAACAGTTAAATTTAACTGTTGGGTTGGCGGAAGCGTAAGGGTTCCTAACTTATAA
- a CDS encoding tryptophan 2,3-dioxygenase family protein, producing MDNNDIIEAIKQKYIDLGENPETYFKGLLQAKPINYWDYIQVDTLLSLQKTRTDFKDEEIFVMYHQVTELTLKMMIHEIKQLSEGENLPEDVWMTKLDRLKRYTRMLITSFDIMKDGMNYDDYNVFRSTLTPASGFQSASFRYLELYCTKLENLINSQGQLRLPENPTLEDYFENIYWKDAGYNRKTGQKTLTLRQFIEKYEDDFKDLAEKTKGKTLEERVAQMENPSEELKDKLKQFDHFYNVAWPLVHLDTANHYLTSKGVTKAATGGSEWQKYLHPKYQQRKFFPELWSAEEIATWGE from the coding sequence ATGGACAACAACGATATTATAGAAGCAATAAAACAAAAATATATAGACCTTGGCGAAAATCCAGAAACCTATTTCAAAGGGTTATTACAGGCAAAACCTATAAATTATTGGGATTATATTCAAGTAGACACACTCCTTTCCCTTCAAAAAACGCGGACCGACTTTAAGGATGAAGAAATATTCGTAATGTATCATCAAGTTACGGAACTTACCTTAAAGATGATGATACACGAAATAAAACAACTTTCTGAAGGCGAAAACCTTCCTGAAGATGTTTGGATGACAAAATTAGACAGGCTAAAAAGGTACACCCGAATGCTCATCACTTCTTTCGACATAATGAAAGACGGGATGAACTATGACGATTACAACGTCTTTCGTTCTACGTTAACGCCGGCTAGTGGTTTCCAAAGTGCATCGTTTCGTTATTTAGAACTTTACTGCACCAAACTCGAAAATCTCATCAATAGCCAAGGCCAACTACGCTTACCAGAAAATCCTACCTTAGAAGATTACTTTGAAAACATCTACTGGAAAGACGCTGGATACAATAGGAAAACAGGCCAAAAGACTTTAACTTTACGTCAATTCATCGAGAAATACGAAGATGATTTTAAGGATTTAGCTGAAAAAACAAAAGGCAAAACGTTAGAAGAAAGGGTTGCACAAATGGAAAACCCTTCCGAAGAACTAAAAGATAAACTAAAACAGTTTGACCATTTTTACAACGTAGCTTGGCCGCTGGTTCATTTAGATACCGCCAATCATTATTTAACAAGCAAAGGCGTGACTAAAGCTGCAACTGGAGGTTCCGAATGGCAAAAATACCTTCACCCAAAATATCAGCAACGTAAGTTTTTTCCAGAATTATGGTCTGCGGAAGAAATTGCTACCTGGGGAGAATAG
- a CDS encoding type III pantothenate kinase, whose product MNLVIDVGNTLVKLGVFDSGKLELKKTCNKNDFLLTLAEISETFPNITKTIVSSVANLSEEQLSKLNQLFDVFVLNHETKVPFTNKYGTPETLGIDRIALVSAATEHYSNKNVLIIDAGTCVTYDFINEENEYLGGAISPGISLRYKALHTFTEKLPLLETNHPNTYIGNNTNDSIHSGVVNGILFELDGFITEYRKNYNNLTVILTGGDTHFLRDSIKNDIFANSNFLLEGLNHILEYNKL is encoded by the coding sequence ATGAATCTAGTAATAGATGTAGGAAACACACTCGTAAAGCTTGGAGTATTTGACTCTGGCAAGCTTGAGCTAAAAAAAACGTGCAATAAAAATGACTTTTTGCTTACTCTTGCTGAAATATCTGAAACTTTTCCAAATATTACAAAAACCATTGTTTCTTCAGTTGCAAATCTTTCGGAAGAGCAGCTTTCTAAGTTAAATCAACTATTTGATGTCTTCGTTTTAAACCACGAAACTAAAGTTCCATTTACTAATAAATACGGAACGCCAGAAACTTTGGGAATAGACCGGATTGCTTTAGTGAGCGCGGCTACCGAACACTATTCAAACAAAAATGTATTGATAATTGATGCAGGAACCTGCGTTACTTATGATTTTATAAATGAAGAAAACGAATATTTGGGCGGTGCGATTTCTCCTGGTATTTCACTTCGATATAAAGCGCTACATACGTTTACAGAAAAATTACCGTTACTTGAAACAAACCATCCCAATACATATATAGGAAACAATACTAATGACTCAATCCATTCGGGAGTCGTTAACGGTATTTTATTCGAATTAGACGGCTTTATAACTGAGTATAGAAAAAATTATAACAATTTAACAGTTATTTTAACAGGAGGAGACACACATTTTTTGCGAGATAGCATAAAAAATGACATCTTTGCCAACTCAAATTTTTTATTGGAGGGATTGAACCATATTTTAGAATATAACAAGCTTTGA